ctacctccaaattttcaactcaataTCTtctataattttggagaaaacggACCCCAAACTTTTGTCATAATTTGCGacctaacgggtaaacagtggtgtttacgaaaaaataacaaaagttgtttatttttttgtaataaacataacggtttacaagatgagtcctagaAACGCAAGATACAATTGACCTGTGTTGcgtatttacgaactcaatctcaccttttacgtcctgagcacgcttgataccagaaatgggctaattaggtgatttatgaacacttatatcaaaattttgttattagcatcaatatttttaagtgttacaaacttggaacgaaacttagtataccttgcatatatctcttaatatataaaataaagtcggGCTTGTTCGAACACTTATAACTCGAAAACGGCTCGAtcaattttcatggtttttgaTTTTCTTGTATTTATCTCCGTATCGAATAGCagaataactattaaaaaagatCCCGCCCTAGGAGGCGTGATAGGGGGAGGtgacatttttgaataaaaaagggaatattcatgaaatttaaatttggttcaaatatttttcttccgtaactttaatgactggacatttcaactaaactattagtttagtaattaatatctttttaattacttaaaattaattaataaaagtacaaattcagtgagggcatttaaaaattcctaaaacggaaattcaaatttttatacggacgtgacatcatagtacgggcttgtcaaatttgttgacatactgtatgatattaattacttacattttatatggtatttcattaaattatattattccacggctttttattagaaaacttaataataacgagtgtaaattctgtgttgtaaattcatttttttaaagtgtaaattatatattgaactgtcatcaattgacagatcacgtacttatacgtcatcaacagagaacgccaaaaaattgcatttaaatatctcaaaattataatctattttaaatatttttttacatgaatattccctattcgcCCCTGCAATCATGATAAGATATTCACAAACCatcctttttaattttagtgGCAACTGGTTTTCCAACCGGACAATATCCATTACATACTCGAATTGCTGAAATTCAGTATGCAATTGAACAAGGTGCCACAGAAATCGATATCGTTATTGATCGCAGTTTGGTAATCAACAGTAAATGGGAACAATTATACAATGAAATATCTGAAATGAAGAAAGTTTGCGATGGTAAAGCTCATATGAAATGTATTTTAGCCATTGGAGAATTAAGTAACGCTGAAAATGTAATAGCTTTGTAGTTATAAGCATAGAAaacataatcattttcattttctgtttcaatttttttttaatagatttataaGGCATCGTTGATTGCAATGATGGCGggaagtgattttataaaaacatcaacTGGAAAGGAGAGTATAAATGCAACGTTACCAGTTGGTATCATTATGTCAAGGGCTATTTTGGATTATTATGATACAACTGGATTTagggtaattttaaaattttataacatcaaGATCGAAAACATTAATCTATCGATAGACACACTAGACTCATTAGATAATAAATTCtaagcacaaaattttcgttcaatcaatattttgttacaatcCCTCTAACTTTAAAGATAAGtccaatagggtattatcgttagacaaaaataaattatgaaatttgaaaaaagttaaactttatgtaaaaatatacttaaatattctgatttcgagtcataaaagcaaatttaatttaagtttttgacaagaaagcgtgtgtatttttccgaaataaatttttggtggctttttattagcaaaatcaatatgtactttttcaaaaatagtggaataccctattcgCTTATAGTAAACATCCGTCATATGCTACCATCTGGACGCAATATTTTGTAGTAGATACATTTcaggttttcaggaaaaataaaatagcttgaaattctttttctataataatttccCTTCTctctatttgaaaattttaagtatcttttatgaaatttatgtcCCAGAGTGTGCTCCTTGTCAAGTAAATGtatcaaaaatgtattaattgtaTCAAATTCAATCATcacctattttttaataaatttcgatttttgccccaattcctagatcagttttttgtatttttaaaatacgtattttcgactaccaagtagtcatcatcagtaagaattagcaaagagtaacattcactagctaattcttactgatgatgactacttggtagtcgaaaatacgtattttaaaaatacaaaaaactgatctaggaattgggggaaaaatcgaaatttatttcgacatatcctagagttctcatttattatcttcgataatatttatacctattttttagttgtttcgggtacggagccctaaactcgcacttgaaacactctccattaaattacatttcaaacccaagaaaacaaatcaaaataggttcattCGTCTAGGCGCTGCgttgccacagatagacagacagacacacacacatagcgatcaaacttataacacccctttttttgcttcagaggttaaaaataaataaaattgaataatttttctaggTTGGATTAAAACCTGCAGGTGGTATAAGAACAGCTAACGATGCAATTTCATGGTTAATCATGGTAAAAGAAGAATTAGGTGATTATtggttaaataataaacaatttcgtTTTGGTGCTAGTGGCTTATTAGGCGATATTGAACAGGAATTATACTTATATGCAACAACTAGATATCCTGCACcgtatcaatttaaaatgtaaagaaaaaccaagattttataataaaaaaatatattttttcaaacatttacaatacatttatataaataataaaaacaatttttgagatattgtaCTATTTTAAACATTGAGATATTATTGGATAGAGATTGAAAGAGTTTGGACTTCTTCAGAAGCAGATTATCCTTAAGGCAGAGTAGGCATGTGCCTAGGAGCGCGAGGTTACAAAGGGGCGTGTACgtggaagtttttaaacaagaaactatttattatataagtactagttaaaatttaaaatgtatggcAGCTAGAGGAGCGCAAAAGTGACATTTGTCAAGGGCACTCCCGGCTTTGAAACCACCTCTGCACTACTTCAAGAAACGGAGGATAATAAAAACGGAACAGATTAGTTGTCTTCATCCAATAAGagataaacaacaaaaatttggaaGGTTCGTACCAAATATTGAAGACCAGATAGAGAAGAAAACAGTAACCGAATTTTTCTCGAAGCGATGCTAAGTAATTCGAATATTTTTCCACACGAGCTGTTCTCATGTTTAAAATGAagattaatgataaaaattaagtgTGTGCGATTGATAGTTTTTCGAATTGTCGTAAAAAAGACTCGGAAAATTCCGAATTCGTAATTTTGCCAAGGAAATTCTAGTTTATAATCTCTTTGTTCTAATATTTTAGAACCTCTGTCGTATAATAtctctatataaaaattttaaataacgatCCTAACTTTTATATCTATAAAACAACAATAGAAATTTTAGGTATCATAGGTATCATTCTGTATCTTCGGGATGAGCATGGAATCCGGTATGTGGATCTGAATCATAATTAACAACTCGTAATTTTCCTTCTTTATCATAAAAACCATAATGTCCTTTTACAAAACCTCCATTGTCCCTTTCTTCATATCGAAATTGTCTTTCATgcctgtaaaaataaaacagcgAATTAATCTAGAATCTAGATTTTAGAAGATAATATAttaattgggaaaaaaatttccaacttcaaagtggtctaaaatatcgaaataactttcagaaatcttattccttcgattaataTTCCAGAAATGCAAAGAAATGAAAATCGaatctttgaaaattctaactggatATAATCCCTTAATCTGATTTTAATGCCAGGAAATAAGAGCCGTCATGTTATTACGTCATACGGCtgtgtaaacttaaaaagtataaacagTTATTGTACAAAATATCACCGCATTTATTTACACAGCCAACTGACGTCATGACCACAGAGCAATATGGCGTCCATTGCGTGTACGTCAAATTACGCgcgaaatttgaaaatgtaaaattcaaatgcatttttattgcaCTTATATCGAATAATTTTGTGTCTTTTAGTGGTTCATTAGCACTAAAGAATCTAATTGaggcaatttttaaaaatgggtGTAATACACCATGTTaggaacaaagaaaaaaaattacccttTGCCAGTATCAAAACCAAATTTGTAACTATGCGGTCCTTGATGCCCATGCATTTGAAATTGTAATCGATCATTTTTCACATTATTATATTGACCTGGACTAACATTTGATAAAAGTATTGACGCTTCCTGATTTAGTTCCCTCGCAACAGCTGGATCTAAATCGGCCGATTCACTTTCAGCATCATcgtatttcttttcaaatttctgtgAATGTTTTCTTGGCAGTCTTTCAGTTGTGGATGATTGTAAATTTTCCGTTGTTATGAAAAGTTTATTTGGATTTTCTGTGATTGTAAATTGTCGATCTTCAAACGTTGAACTTTCAACATTAGGACTGGGTGTGTGAGAGGATGAAAATCGATGTGGAACTgtcgaatattttttcttttttcttaaaattcgtttttcttGAATAGTCGGATTTTTTTTACTGCTTACTAATTTTGCTTgatcaaaactatttaaaaatggattattttgatattctgAATTTAAGAATGGATTTTTCGAAAATggtttttcctttttaataaaACGATTTCGATCAAATTCTGAATAACTTTCAGTTGGATTGTAATTCACATTTTGTGAGAGTGTGGAAAATTCATTAGCTTTAGTTTCTGCGTCTTCTTCATCCTCAGAAAATTGTGGAACTAACGAATACGAATCAAAACTTGGTACTGCGGCATAAGTTCGATAATTTTTCtcgtcatttttataaatactaccGAAGCTTTTAAATTCGGGATGAACGTTTCGAAAACTTTCAGTTGACGTTTCAACTGGATGATATTTTGGAGTAATTGCATAAGCATCTGTTTCAATTTCAACTGGACGATATTTTGGTGTAACCGATGCTATTTCCACAGGACGATATTTTGGAGTCACCGATGATATTTCCACAGGACGATATTTTGGAGTGACAGAATATGCTTCATACTCTTTAACTGGTTCCGTAGTATACTCTTGGGGTACATAGCGTATCGAAGATGTTTccaatttatgatattttggaGTAACCGGATaaacattgtaattttttatggatTCCGTTGAATATTGTTCTGGGATGTAAGAATTCTGAAATGCTTTTGAAGatgtttcaatattttgatattttggagtAACCGAATATATCTCATAATTATTCACGGATTCTGTACTAAATTGTTCCGGTGCGTAGgcatttcgaaatttttcaggTTGTTCGAACTGACGATATTTTGGAATTGCACCAAATGTATTTGGTAAATAGGGCTCTTGAACGTATTTTGGTgttgtttgatattttggaataatCGAATAGGATTCATCGTAGCTGTAATCAGCTTGAGGTTCTTTGTACATATTTGCCGCTGGATTTGATTCAAATCCACTTGGAGCATATGTTATAGGTACTAATTCAGCCATTTCAATTTTTGGTGGTCTCACTGCATATCTCGTAGGAGCACTTGCTCCATAAGGGGCACTCGCTCCGTAGGGAGCACTTGCGCCATAAGGAGCACTCGCTCCATAAGAAGCACTTGCT
This genomic interval from Chrysoperla carnea chromosome 1, inChrCarn1.1, whole genome shotgun sequence contains the following:
- the LOC123305124 gene encoding deoxyribose-phosphate aldolase; translation: MVETLNPGCKLDLSWIEKSHVNYQAIKKRAKYLEQLKPFATKEHRIAWLLKAITLIDLTTLSGDDTDTNVTRLCHKASRPLTEKLSLFFGFDQLNEDCQLRTAAVCVYPSRVKCAAEIVNKLNLTHKLQVAAVATGFPTGQYPLHTRIAEIQYAIEQGATEIDIVIDRSLVINSKWEQLYNEISEMKKVCDGKAHMKCILAIGELSNAENIYKASLIAMMAGSDFIKTSTGKESINATLPVGIIMSRAILDYYDTTGFRVGLKPAGGIRTANDAISWLIMVKEELGDYWLNNKQFRFGASGLLGDIEQELYLYATTRYPAPYQFKM
- the LOC123290555 gene encoding adhesive plaque matrix protein-like, whose product is MGPTIGNYCLSNPNLQYLLTYPSLSKTVANPEVADSIYNENIEFSNILTPKPSEFLQPPPIEAFSSYHDDQAYIAQDQNAYQSIVPKKKTILMYPKKYVPEPKKNIIIAKKPIYMEPENIYIKPSSYQYMIKPNKSDLLTDYGASASYGASAPYGASAPYGASAPYGASAPTRYAVRPPKIEMAELVPITYAPSGFESNPAANMYKEPQADYSYDESYSIIPKYQTTPKYVQEPYLPNTFGAIPKYRQFEQPEKFRNAYAPEQFSTESVNNYEIYSVTPKYQNIETSSKAFQNSYIPEQYSTESIKNYNVYPVTPKYHKLETSSIRYVPQEYTTEPVKEYEAYSVTPKYRPVEISSVTPKYRPVEIASVTPKYRPVEIETDAYAITPKYHPVETSTESFRNVHPEFKSFGSIYKNDEKNYRTYAAVPSFDSYSLVPQFSEDEEDAETKANEFSTLSQNVNYNPTESYSEFDRNRFIKKEKPFSKNPFLNSEYQNNPFLNSFDQAKLVSSKKNPTIQEKRILRKKKKYSTVPHRFSSSHTPSPNVESSTFEDRQFTITENPNKLFITTENLQSSTTERLPRKHSQKFEKKYDDAESESADLDPAVARELNQEASILLSNVSPGQYNNVKNDRLQFQMHGHQGPHSYKFGFDTGKGHERQFRYEERDNGGFVKGHYGFYDKEGKLRVVNYDSDPHTGFHAHPEDTE